Proteins found in one Chiloscyllium plagiosum isolate BGI_BamShark_2017 chromosome 23, ASM401019v2, whole genome shotgun sequence genomic segment:
- the LOC122561729 gene encoding transmembrane protein 60-like, with protein MRMSLAQRVLMTWLFTLLFLIVLVLKLDDKAPWNWILIFIPLWIFDTILLMMSIVKIIGRCKSGYDRNNNNLKKEIWYFCAMLLKLSFLLALSARLEHFSQMKLTFVFIPLWLLLIGAVGDLVYNMYSMRQD; from the coding sequence ATGAGAATGTCATTAGCACAGAGGGTTTTAATGACTTGGCTCTTTACCCTGCTCTTCTTAATTGTGTTGGTCTTGAAATTGGACGATAAAGCTCCTTGGAACTGGATCCTCATATTCATCCCGCTCTGGATTTTTGATACCATTTTATTAATGATGTCGATCGTAAAGATTATAGGGAGATGCAAATCGGGCTATGACAGGAACAATAATAATCTCAAGAAAGAGATCTGGTATTTCTGCGCTATGCTGCTTAAACTAAGTTTTCTGTTGGCACTGAGCGCCAGACTGGAACATTTCTCACAAATGAAACTCACTTTCGTTTTTATACCACTCTGGCTCTTGCTCATTGGAGCAGTTGGTGATCTAGTCTATAATATGTATTCTATGAGACAAGACTAG